A window of Flavobacteriales bacterium genomic DNA:
CACATATGTGGCCACTGCTGAGGCCATCGCACTTCTGCGCTTGACTCCTGTCTTGGTAGATGTCGATCCAGACACATTCAATATCGATACGAGCGCACTGCGCGCTGCGATCACACCACGAACGAAGGCCATCGTACCTGTTCATCTTTTCGGTCAGAGTGCCGATATGGAAGAGTTGATGCAGATCGCCAAAGAGCATGACTTATACGTCATTGAGGATACTGCTCAGGCGATCGGAGCTGATTATAAGTACTCGGATGGGAGCAGTAAAAAAGCCGGGTGCATCGGTGATTTCGGAACCACTTCTTTTTTCCCAAGCAAGAACCTGGGATGCTTCGGTGATGGAGGAGCCATCTTCACTAATGATGATGAGCACGCTGCAAAGGCGCGTAAAATGGCCAATCACGGACAGAGCAAACGATACTATCATGATGAGATAGGCGTCAATAGTCGTTTGGACAGTATCCAAGCGGCCATTCTTCGAATCAAGCTCAGACACCTCGATACCTATACTGCAGCGAGGCAATCGGCAGCCGATCGTTATGATGCTGCATTTGCAGACTGCGATGCGCTGACTTCTCCAGTGCGTTCAGCATCAAGTACGCATGTATTCCATCAGTATACGCTCAAGTGCAATGGAGTCTCACGTGATGCGATAGTCGAGCATATGACCGCCCAGAGCTTGCCGGCCATGATCTATTACCCTGTGCCCTTGCACATGCAAAAAGCCTATACCGACCCACGATATACTGAAGGGATGTTCCCTGTGACCGAGGACCTATGTGCTCGTGTCTTCTCCTTACCCATGCATTCAGAATTCAAGCCTGAGGATCAAGATAGGATCATCAACGCTGTGCTGGAAGCTGTCAAATAGCGTCAGAGAAATCAAATGAAGATAGCCGTTGTAGGAACCGGATATGTAGGTCTTGTGACAGGGACCTGTTTCGCAGAGACCGGAAACGATGTGATCTGTATCGATATCGATGCGGATAAAGTCCAGAAGATGCGCGATGGGGAAGTTCCCATCTATGAACCTCATCTCGATGTGATCTTTGAGCGAAACATCAAAGCAGGAAGGTTGAAGTTCACGACCGATCTCAAGGAAGGGATCAAAGATGCTAAAGTCATCTTCTTAGCCCTACCGACTCCTCCAGGTGAGAATGGC
This region includes:
- a CDS encoding DegT/DnrJ/EryC1/StrS family aminotransferase, with protein sequence MRPIQMVDLLSQYEKIQDEIDKAVIDVVRSSAYINGPEVKAFQSELEEYLDVKHVIPCANGTDALQIAMMALDLQPGDEVITASFTYVATAEAIALLRLTPVLVDVDPDTFNIDTSALRAAITPRTKAIVPVHLFGQSADMEELMQIAKEHDLYVIEDTAQAIGADYKYSDGSSKKAGCIGDFGTTSFFPSKNLGCFGDGGAIFTNDDEHAAKARKMANHGQSKRYYHDEIGVNSRLDSIQAAILRIKLRHLDTYTAARQSAADRYDAAFADCDALTSPVRSASSTHVFHQYTLKCNGVSRDAIVEHMTAQSLPAMIYYPVPLHMQKAYTDPRYTEGMFPVTEDLCARVFSLPMHSEFKPEDQDRIINAVLEAVK